One genomic segment of Paenibacillus xylanexedens includes these proteins:
- a CDS encoding winged helix-turn-helix transcriptional regulator — protein sequence MSDDENAKQICTKVEQSYQIIGRKWVALIIHALMEEPKRFSEIHAYIPDLSKRVLNERMKELEEEGLVVRHVVTERPVRTEYMLSRKGTELGRALSAVERWADKWL from the coding sequence ATGAGCGATGATGAGAATGCCAAGCAAATATGTACAAAAGTGGAACAATCTTATCAGATCATTGGCCGAAAATGGGTAGCCCTCATTATCCATGCGTTGATGGAGGAACCCAAACGCTTCAGTGAGATTCACGCTTATATCCCTGACTTGAGCAAACGTGTGTTAAATGAGCGAATGAAGGAATTGGAGGAAGAAGGACTTGTGGTTCGCCATGTGGTCACGGAACGTCCAGTTCGGACTGAATATATGTTGTCACGAAAAGGCACGGAACTGGGGAGAGCGCTAAGCGCCGTGGAACGTTGGGCTGATAAGTGGCTGTAA
- a CDS encoding DedA family protein yields MISNTILELLHQYGYLIFYFAFSLGPFGIPIPNEITIISGAILSHTGVINSWITYFCILSGLLTAITFAYFAGKLFGSKIKHKFQHHKYFVKAELILNKSGNWAMCIGLFIPIVRYVLPLLIGMSGVQYRKFALISYSSALLWTITYFTAGTYFGGPILSTLQLFHF; encoded by the coding sequence ATGATCAGTAATACGATCTTAGAGCTACTTCATCAGTATGGATATCTGATTTTTTATTTTGCCTTCTCATTAGGGCCTTTCGGGATTCCAATTCCAAATGAGATCACGATTATCAGCGGTGCCATTCTGAGTCACACAGGAGTTATCAATTCATGGATCACATACTTCTGTATTTTATCTGGACTATTAACGGCCATTACCTTTGCTTATTTTGCAGGGAAGTTATTTGGAAGCAAGATAAAACACAAGTTTCAACATCATAAATACTTCGTCAAGGCTGAACTGATTCTGAATAAGAGTGGCAATTGGGCGATGTGCATCGGTTTGTTCATTCCAATTGTGCGTTATGTTCTCCCTTTGCTTATTGGAATGAGCGGCGTGCAGTATCGGAAATTTGCTCTCATTTCATATTCCAGTGCTTTGTTATGGACCATCACCTATTTTACAGCAGGAACTTACTTCGGCGGTCCCATTCTATCTACGCTGCAATTATTCCATTTCTAA
- a CDS encoding HAMP domain-containing protein encodes MIKLLPQFKKKIQINILYQMLISLLISFVGSVGVNNMLIIAAAKISERFDWPSLLYIFPYVLTPIFIVIFTLIFLFFTRKIVRDLITLEQGLQIISEGNLNYRVPVNRQDELGRVASNINHMTEQLKQQIAKERELEQSRWT; translated from the coding sequence TTGATTAAACTATTACCACAGTTTAAAAAAAAGATACAGATTAACATCCTATATCAAATGTTGATCAGTTTATTGATTTCGTTTGTTGGCTCTGTGGGTGTAAATAATATGTTGATCATAGCTGCCGCAAAAATTAGTGAAAGATTTGATTGGCCTTCGCTTCTCTACATCTTTCCTTATGTTCTAACACCAATCTTCATCGTAATTTTCACGTTAATTTTTTTGTTTTTCACACGAAAAATTGTGAGAGATCTCATTACATTAGAGCAAGGGCTTCAAATCATATCTGAAGGAAATTTGAATTACAGGGTGCCCGTTAATCGACAAGATGAACTTGGACGCGTTGCTTCCAACATTAATCACATGACAGAACAGTTAAAGCAACAGATTGCTAAAGAACGTGAATTGGAGCAATCAAGATGGACCTAA
- a CDS encoding DUF3600 domain-containing protein, whose translation MKLDEQLRTAYQEETKDWSVPVRIKHKMMDGIRSDSHIRRNRKKWLVTGLLAVVLIVPTGAYAGYTYLADGIYGSQENIKAMGGTAEDYMRLEAKLQTAKAHFSEEEFVQYMDLLKQLGQMAVKYADSQGNMHPEQWSTVEQEQYNLLVAELEPFFEKLEAVGGSSSKKLMDEEQFWKEQLERAEKTFTKEQYREFKSVYEQMKKYKVMVMDKDGSTHEERLSAEQKDDLRYLERRLIPYLKRLELNVR comes from the coding sequence ATGAAACTCGATGAACAGTTGCGAACAGCCTACCAGGAAGAGACCAAAGACTGGTCCGTTCCTGTGAGAATTAAACATAAAATGATGGATGGTATTCGAAGTGATTCACACATCAGAAGAAATCGAAAAAAATGGCTGGTAACTGGGCTATTGGCTGTTGTACTCATTGTTCCCACCGGAGCCTACGCAGGATACACCTATCTCGCAGACGGAATATATGGTTCGCAGGAGAATATCAAAGCTATGGGGGGAACAGCTGAGGATTATATGAGGTTGGAAGCAAAGCTGCAGACGGCCAAGGCCCATTTCAGCGAAGAAGAATTTGTTCAATATATGGACTTGCTGAAGCAATTAGGGCAAATGGCCGTGAAGTATGCCGATTCTCAGGGCAATATGCATCCAGAGCAGTGGAGTACAGTAGAGCAAGAACAATATAACCTTCTTGTAGCTGAGCTGGAACCATTTTTTGAGAAGCTGGAAGCTGTGGGTGGAAGTTCCTCCAAAAAATTGATGGACGAGGAGCAATTTTGGAAGGAACAGTTGGAACGGGCAGAGAAAACATTTACCAAGGAACAATATCGTGAGTTCAAGTCTGTCTATGAACAAATGAAAAAATACAAAGTTATGGTGATGGACAAGGATGGAAGTACCCATGAGGAACGATTGTCAGCGGAGCAGAAGGATGATTTAAGGTATCTAGAGAGACGCCTAATTCCCTATTTGAAACGCTTGGAGCTCAATGTGCGTTGA
- a CDS encoding phosphatase PAP2 family protein, whose protein sequence is MKLYSPSSTKSAWLSLLWLAAVPILNIFYGVLNRSGDHVYSLATSLDSMIPFIPAFIIPYVLWYPFITGALIALAFKDKRTYFQTLIALCSGLVISYIFFALFQTAIERPNIQGEKGFLFTMVDYIYRNDQPYNCFPSIHVLTSYLILRGTHVFGRAIWAMTSTLSILIMMSTVLVKQHVVVDIAGGILVGELCFRLTGTTLHALSSRVKSTRLE, encoded by the coding sequence TTGAAGCTTTACAGTCCGTCCTCTACCAAATCAGCCTGGCTTTCCCTGCTTTGGCTTGCAGCCGTTCCAATCTTAAATATCTTCTATGGTGTACTAAATCGGTCTGGGGATCATGTCTATAGTCTTGCAACATCCCTGGATTCCATGATCCCTTTTATCCCGGCCTTTATCATTCCTTATGTATTATGGTACCCATTCATTACAGGTGCATTAATAGCACTTGCTTTTAAGGACAAGCGAACCTATTTTCAAACGCTCATTGCACTTTGCAGCGGTCTGGTGATCTCGTACATCTTCTTCGCTCTGTTCCAGACAGCGATTGAGCGCCCGAACATCCAGGGTGAGAAAGGCTTTCTTTTCACCATGGTTGATTACATCTACCGTAACGATCAACCATACAACTGTTTTCCGAGCATTCATGTGCTAACCAGTTATCTGATCCTTAGAGGAACACATGTATTTGGACGAGCGATATGGGCGATGACTTCCACCCTCTCCATTCTTATTATGATGTCTACCGTATTGGTGAAACAACATGTCGTCGTAGATATTGCAGGCGGCATTCTGGTGGGAGAGCTTTGTTTCCGTTTGACTGGAACAACCCTCCACGCTCTCTCATCACGTGTTAAATCAACTCGATTGGAGTGA
- the zwf gene encoding glucose-6-phosphate dehydrogenase → MDAMTFVLFGATGDLAKRKIYPALYNLYMDQKMPKSFSVIGLGRRELSDTDFQANVEKSLHEFSRQTPEEASQVRDFIGAFRYCSLNNTKLEDYTKLLELVQQREQELNIPENRMFYMSVAPEFFEPIALNIQESGLGNTKGWKKLIIEKPFGHDLQSARDLNEKLSNTFAEEEIYRIDHFLGKPMVQNIETLTYANPVIQALWSNRYIANVQITASETVGVEERAAYYDQSGALRDMFQNHMLQLLMMIGLHLPKRCTPEEIQFKKQKIAEALRPLTKENIASEVVRAQYAAGELQGSSVVGYLDEPGIPAGSQNETYVAARLWIDDPFWSEVPFYIRTGKRLAEKSTRIVVEFKSPLKTGHESENTTEPNLLTIEIGPGESISLQLNAKNPLNHGEVEPMHMTFNSGKRNIPEAYENLIFDAMRGDSTFFAHWNEVELAWQWVQPIQEAFEAGSVPLDTYSAGSHGPESADRLTAADGYRWW, encoded by the coding sequence ATGGATGCAATGACATTTGTCCTGTTCGGGGCAACAGGCGATTTAGCCAAACGCAAGATTTACCCTGCATTATATAACTTGTACATGGATCAGAAAATGCCGAAATCCTTCTCCGTTATCGGTTTGGGACGACGTGAATTGTCGGATACAGACTTCCAGGCGAATGTGGAAAAGTCACTTCATGAATTCTCTCGTCAGACCCCTGAAGAAGCATCTCAGGTTCGTGATTTCATTGGAGCTTTCCGTTATTGTTCTTTAAATAATACGAAGCTTGAAGATTACACCAAACTGTTGGAGTTGGTTCAACAGCGTGAACAAGAGCTTAACATTCCCGAAAACCGCATGTTCTACATGTCGGTGGCACCGGAATTCTTTGAGCCAATCGCATTAAACATTCAAGAAAGTGGCCTGGGTAACACCAAAGGCTGGAAGAAACTGATTATCGAAAAACCATTCGGACATGACCTGCAATCGGCTCGTGATCTGAACGAAAAACTGAGCAATACCTTTGCGGAAGAAGAGATCTATCGCATTGACCATTTCCTCGGTAAACCGATGGTTCAAAATATTGAGACGCTCACCTATGCAAATCCGGTAATTCAGGCGTTGTGGTCTAACCGTTATATTGCCAATGTACAGATTACGGCAAGTGAGACGGTGGGTGTTGAAGAACGTGCCGCGTATTACGATCAAAGCGGTGCCCTTCGTGACATGTTCCAAAACCATATGCTTCAGTTGCTGATGATGATTGGTTTGCATTTGCCAAAACGTTGCACACCTGAAGAAATTCAATTCAAAAAGCAAAAAATTGCTGAAGCACTTCGTCCGTTGACAAAAGAAAATATCGCTTCTGAAGTTGTTCGTGCGCAATATGCAGCAGGTGAGCTGCAAGGTTCCTCGGTTGTTGGATATTTGGACGAGCCTGGCATTCCAGCCGGATCTCAGAACGAGACCTATGTTGCCGCAAGACTTTGGATCGATGATCCATTCTGGAGCGAGGTTCCATTTTATATCCGTACAGGTAAACGCCTGGCTGAGAAATCCACCAGAATCGTTGTTGAATTCAAGTCTCCACTCAAAACGGGGCATGAATCCGAGAATACAACGGAACCTAACCTGCTTACGATTGAAATTGGTCCGGGAGAAAGTATTTCCCTTCAATTAAATGCGAAGAATCCATTGAACCATGGTGAAGTGGAACCAATGCATATGACCTTCAACTCAGGTAAACGTAACATCCCTGAGGCTTACGAGAATCTGATCTTTGATGCGATGCGTGGAGATTCCACCTTCTTCGCTCACTGGAACGAAGTGGAGCTGGCATGGCAATGGGTGCAACCGATTCAGGAAGCATTCGAAGCTGGCAGCGTGCCACTGGATACGTACAGTGCAGGTTCGCATGGACCAGAGTCAGCAGATCGTCTGACCGCAGCAGACGGCTACCGTTGGTGGTAA
- a CDS encoding class I SAM-dependent methyltransferase, which translates to MNSNEPILFLKSFLQSPKHVGSIIPSSRFLASKMVKQASWLEAKAVAELGSGTGPITRYIHQQVQDSTKVLLFEMNETMRNTLKTAYPEFSCYPDAARLVESMNQEGVQQLDYIFSGLPFFNFEPELRNTLVDQIYKALKPGGLFIAFQYSLQMKKTLSEHFIIEKIELVPLNIPPAFVYVCRKKETI; encoded by the coding sequence ATGAATTCTAATGAACCCATTTTATTTCTGAAAAGCTTTCTGCAAAGCCCAAAACATGTGGGCAGTATCATACCCAGTTCCCGATTTCTCGCCAGTAAAATGGTGAAGCAAGCCTCTTGGCTAGAGGCAAAAGCAGTCGCCGAGCTTGGATCGGGTACAGGTCCTATCACTCGCTATATTCATCAACAAGTACAGGATTCCACCAAAGTCCTATTGTTTGAGATGAACGAAACGATGAGGAATACTCTTAAGACGGCATACCCGGAGTTCTCCTGTTATCCAGACGCCGCTCGATTGGTAGAATCCATGAATCAAGAGGGCGTTCAGCAACTGGATTACATTTTTAGCGGATTGCCGTTTTTCAACTTTGAGCCTGAATTAAGAAATACGTTGGTAGACCAGATCTATAAGGCACTCAAACCTGGAGGATTATTCATCGCCTTTCAATATTCACTTCAAATGAAAAAAACATTATCCGAACACTTTATCATCGAAAAAATAGAATTAGTGCCTTTGAATATCCCACCTGCGTTCGTTTATGTCTGTCGCAAAAAGGAAACAATTTAA
- a CDS encoding class I SAM-dependent methyltransferase: protein MKTSEPLLFLQGFLRNPKRVGSVLPSSKYLAKKIVQSVRWDEVRTIAELGPGTGAITRLIRSQLPKSATVFLFERDTKMRSNLKKTYPEFMFHSNASYLLKRINQEHVHQLDSIVCGLPFFNFSREMRQNILSQIHTALRPGGTLVLYQYSLHMRKQLAELFEMEKIQFVPFSFPPVFVYVCRKRQDEGHTL, encoded by the coding sequence ATGAAAACATCCGAACCACTTCTATTCCTGCAAGGATTTCTGAGAAACCCCAAACGAGTAGGCAGTGTCCTCCCCAGCTCCAAATATTTGGCTAAGAAAATTGTCCAGTCTGTACGATGGGATGAGGTAAGAACCATTGCTGAGCTGGGGCCAGGAACAGGGGCCATCACCCGGCTCATAAGATCACAATTACCGAAATCGGCAACCGTGTTTTTATTTGAAAGAGACACCAAAATGAGAAGTAATCTGAAGAAAACATATCCTGAATTCATGTTCCATTCCAATGCATCTTATCTTTTAAAAAGGATCAACCAAGAACATGTGCATCAGTTGGATAGCATCGTTTGCGGACTGCCCTTTTTTAATTTTTCCAGAGAAATGAGACAAAACATCCTGTCACAGATCCATACAGCGCTCCGACCTGGAGGCACGTTAGTTTTATACCAGTACTCCCTTCATATGAGGAAACAATTAGCTGAGTTATTTGAGATGGAGAAAATTCAATTTGTGCCTTTCAGCTTCCCTCCTGTATTTGTGTATGTTTGTCGTAAAAGACAAGATGAAGGACACACTCTATAA
- a CDS encoding response regulator transcription factor has translation MNTVLVVDDEPDIRDVIHVYLRNEGYQVIEAANGEEALNIIKTTSVQLVILDVMMPIMDGIKACFKIREVSATPIIMLSAKEEDIDKITGLTTGADDYMVKPFNPLELLARVKAQLRRQTLIGKAEFNSLILIKDLVIDTNKHSVKLKDNDISLTPLEFSILVLLASHPGQVFSSEKIYETVWKEPYGYSDNTVMVHIRNLREKLEVNPREPQYIKTVWGVGYKID, from the coding sequence ATGAATACCGTTCTCGTTGTTGATGATGAACCCGATATCCGGGATGTCATTCATGTCTATTTACGTAACGAAGGATATCAGGTCATTGAAGCAGCCAATGGTGAGGAAGCACTAAATATTATCAAAACAACATCGGTCCAACTCGTAATACTGGATGTTATGATGCCCATCATGGACGGAATCAAAGCCTGCTTCAAAATAAGAGAAGTATCAGCCACTCCGATTATAATGCTATCCGCCAAGGAAGAAGACATTGATAAAATCACGGGCCTGACTACCGGGGCTGATGATTATATGGTCAAACCGTTTAATCCATTAGAGTTACTGGCTCGCGTTAAAGCTCAGTTACGACGTCAAACACTGATTGGCAAAGCCGAATTCAATTCACTTATCCTGATTAAAGACCTTGTCATTGATACAAATAAACATTCTGTGAAGCTCAAAGATAATGACATTTCGCTTACACCACTGGAGTTTTCCATTCTGGTGTTGCTTGCCAGCCATCCTGGACAAGTATTTAGCTCCGAGAAAATTTACGAAACCGTATGGAAAGAACCTTATGGGTATTCGGATAATACGGTGATGGTTCATATTCGTAACCTGCGAGAGAAATTGGAAGTAAATCCGCGGGAACCTCAGTACATTAAAACGGTATGGGGAGTGGGATATAAAATTGATTAA
- a CDS encoding AraC family transcriptional regulator, with protein sequence MMWWIEKHLDYEIRLGKMAADVHLSKSYASRIFHQETGSSITDYVTARRLKQDYLRLDITTFSVEEIGRRARFPNGCISSNYFANLPGRARCIIGNNLNGAASIILVCKIIALLRLYIHN encoded by the coding sequence ATGATGTGGTGGATTGAAAAGCATTTGGATTATGAGATCAGATTGGGCAAGATGGCGGCAGATGTTCACCTGTCCAAATCGTATGCTTCCCGCATTTTTCATCAAGAGACAGGTAGCAGCATTACGGATTACGTCACAGCTCGAAGGTTGAAGCAGGACTACTTACGCCTTGATATAACAACATTTTCGGTGGAGGAGATTGGCAGACGTGCCAGATTTCCGAACGGATGTATTTCATCCAATTATTTCGCAAATCTGCCGGGACGAGCCCGTTGTATTATCGGCAACAATTTGAACGGTGCAGCAAGCATTATTTTAGTTTGCAAAATAATAGCGTTATTACGTCTCTATATACACAATTAG
- a CDS encoding Gfo/Idh/MocA family protein, which yields MLKVAIIGAGAISGAHISAYLAFPERCQIVAVVDMYVDKAEKQINEYGLEGAQAVTDYTELLAQNIDLVSVCTPPYTHASIACDFMQAAAHVLVEKPMASSLEEADLMLRAAQESGKLLSVVAQNRFTTPMMKLKGVLDSKRMGPIVHVQVDSFWWRGHNYYDLWWRGTWEKEGGGCTLNHAVHHIDAMLWMMGPPVELQAMMANTAHDNAEVEDISMAMLRFQEGALGMITSSVVHHGEEQQLIFQGKEARVSAPWKVVASTARNNGFPEPNRELEHQIQKLADELPDVTHVGHAGQVENVLNAIETGSPLLVDGQGGRNTLELIVGIYKSASTGEKVVFPLGAEDAFYTREGIMQHAVHFYEKKTTVDNFEDSSITLGRKLDS from the coding sequence ATGTTAAAAGTAGCGATTATCGGAGCAGGTGCAATTAGTGGAGCACATATCTCAGCATATTTGGCGTTCCCTGAGCGATGTCAGATTGTTGCTGTGGTCGATATGTACGTGGATAAGGCAGAGAAGCAAATTAACGAATATGGACTGGAAGGTGCACAAGCCGTTACGGATTACACAGAGTTACTTGCCCAAAATATTGATCTGGTATCAGTCTGCACGCCGCCGTATACACATGCTTCCATTGCGTGTGATTTTATGCAAGCAGCTGCACATGTGTTGGTTGAAAAACCGATGGCCTCATCCCTGGAGGAAGCGGATCTGATGTTGAGAGCAGCGCAAGAAAGTGGCAAGCTACTATCCGTAGTAGCACAGAATCGGTTTACAACACCGATGATGAAGCTGAAAGGTGTGCTGGACAGTAAAAGGATGGGCCCCATCGTCCATGTGCAGGTTGATTCGTTCTGGTGGCGGGGCCACAATTATTATGATCTGTGGTGGCGCGGGACATGGGAAAAAGAAGGCGGAGGCTGTACCCTTAATCATGCGGTGCATCATATTGATGCCATGCTCTGGATGATGGGACCTCCAGTGGAACTACAGGCGATGATGGCAAATACGGCACATGATAATGCCGAAGTTGAGGATATATCCATGGCGATGCTTCGCTTCCAGGAAGGGGCGCTTGGCATGATTACCAGTTCCGTCGTACATCACGGAGAGGAGCAACAGTTAATTTTTCAGGGCAAAGAAGCCCGGGTATCTGCACCTTGGAAAGTGGTTGCTTCTACCGCGCGGAATAACGGATTTCCGGAACCAAATCGAGAGTTGGAACACCAGATACAGAAGCTCGCTGACGAATTACCGGATGTTACTCATGTCGGTCACGCTGGGCAAGTTGAGAATGTGTTAAATGCTATTGAGACAGGATCTCCCCTTCTGGTGGATGGCCAAGGCGGTCGGAATACGCTTGAACTGATTGTGGGTATCTATAAGTCGGCAAGTACGGGAGAAAAGGTTGTTTTTCCACTTGGGGCGGAAGACGCGTTTTACACAAGAGAAGGAATTATGCAACATGCCGTACACTTTTATGAAAAAAAGACGACGGTGGACAACTTCGAGGATTCGAGTATTACACTCGGGAGGAAGTTGGATTCGTAG
- a CDS encoding HAMP domain-containing sensor histidine kinase — protein MDLITGISHDLRTPLTSIIGYIELLKSESFQDKAEYDRFIQNTYNKATHLKKLLDDLFEYTRLNEVNTQLDLKNVDLCQLLNQLLFEFEPLAQEHGIRIEKTLANAPIMVSLDSNKIARAIDNLLMNALKYSFKPGTIHVRMSVQHNHVTIEVENKGIPLTIEQKNRLFDRFYKVDYSRNSEGIQSGSGLGLSIARNIADLHQGTLTLKHTRNVFIFQLSLPSNIQ, from the coding sequence ATGGACCTAATCACTGGCATCTCACATGACCTGCGTACACCGCTTACCAGCATAATTGGCTATATTGAGCTTCTCAAATCAGAATCATTTCAAGACAAAGCGGAGTATGACCGTTTCATCCAAAACACCTATAACAAAGCAACGCATTTGAAGAAGTTACTCGATGATTTATTTGAATATACGCGTCTTAACGAAGTGAACACCCAATTGGATTTAAAAAATGTTGACCTCTGTCAGCTATTGAACCAATTGTTGTTTGAATTCGAACCTTTAGCTCAGGAGCATGGGATTCGTATTGAAAAAACACTCGCTAATGCTCCAATCATGGTTTCCCTGGATAGTAATAAGATCGCTCGAGCCATCGACAATCTCCTCATGAATGCACTCAAGTATTCCTTTAAACCGGGCACGATTCATGTTCGAATGAGTGTGCAGCATAATCACGTTACCATTGAAGTAGAGAATAAAGGCATACCACTAACGATAGAACAAAAAAACAGATTGTTTGATCGCTTTTATAAGGTGGATTATTCGAGGAATAGCGAAGGTATTCAATCAGGATCCGGTCTGGGACTTTCTATTGCGAGAAACATTGCGGATTTACATCAGGGGACTTTAACACTAAAACATACGCGTAACGTATTTATATTCCAACTAAGCTTGCCTTCTAACATCCAGTGA
- a CDS encoding sigma-70 family RNA polymerase sigma factor encodes MSEQDEYIELVTLIRAGHEEAYGELYEKTVTGVYQTVRFLIKDKSDAEDVVQEIYIQAYRSLARYDAERAFRPWLMGVTMRQVQSYRRKRLMQFRFGKRIEKSDVGLEYDFSTDLVNKLANRPLLEQVRRLPYKLQQVVTLHYLNEYTQEEIADILEIPLGTVKSRIHAALAKLRQKEKMNPRLRGKVEDLHETR; translated from the coding sequence ATGAGTGAGCAAGATGAGTACATAGAACTTGTAACGTTAATACGGGCTGGGCATGAAGAAGCGTACGGTGAATTATATGAGAAAACAGTGACGGGGGTATATCAAACTGTGCGATTTCTCATCAAGGACAAGTCTGATGCGGAGGATGTAGTACAGGAGATTTACATTCAGGCGTATCGATCATTGGCGCGATATGATGCGGAGCGTGCTTTTCGTCCCTGGTTGATGGGGGTGACGATGCGACAGGTTCAGAGTTATCGACGCAAAAGATTGATGCAGTTTCGGTTTGGCAAGCGGATCGAAAAATCTGACGTGGGACTAGAATATGATTTTTCCACTGATCTGGTCAACAAACTGGCAAATCGTCCTTTGCTGGAACAGGTACGCCGTTTGCCGTACAAGCTGCAGCAGGTGGTCACACTTCATTATTTGAATGAATATACGCAAGAGGAGATTGCTGACATATTGGAGATTCCGCTTGGAACCGTAAAATCGCGCATACATGCGGCGCTGGCGAAGTTGAGACAGAAAGAGAAGATGAATCCAAGATTGCGGGGAAAGGTGGAGGATCTGCATGAAACTCGATGA
- a CDS encoding AraC family transcriptional regulator, with translation MKSIFLGEQFNLVCRRTSNTTSREVFHAHSQLEITYIHEGYGQLITEGQVFSLEPGMLMVFRPFQLHHVQIQVSRQQPFIRNVLMVELDLLKTHWSQFRVTHHFIQDLLGKQSPIQPIRLAATSPLVQRMEQYADTYPGLLPHEVEEDTRLFVLDLLAQLRYLWQDGQQIRSQDVLSSSPNVLHPHAEAIMQWIEQHYQEPFRLEHIADTLHLSPYHLSHVFKKATGTTIVAYAQATRIRHACVLLTRSSLTVPEIGHRVGMTSPSYFCKVFRTTTGSTPHQYRLKVQGRK, from the coding sequence ATGAAGTCCATCTTTCTGGGAGAACAATTTAATCTGGTCTGTCGTCGTACATCCAACACTACGTCTCGCGAAGTGTTCCATGCTCATTCGCAGCTGGAGATAACCTATATCCACGAAGGATATGGGCAGTTGATAACCGAAGGTCAGGTTTTCTCCCTTGAACCCGGTATGCTCATGGTTTTTCGACCTTTCCAATTGCACCACGTCCAGATTCAAGTATCCAGACAGCAGCCTTTCATTCGAAATGTACTCATGGTTGAGCTTGATCTACTGAAGACACATTGGTCGCAATTTAGAGTTACTCACCACTTCATACAGGATCTGCTGGGAAAGCAATCCCCCATTCAGCCCATCCGACTTGCTGCCACATCCCCACTCGTTCAACGAATGGAACAATATGCAGATACGTATCCAGGTCTGCTTCCCCACGAAGTAGAGGAGGATACACGCCTCTTTGTATTGGATCTGCTCGCACAACTTCGCTATCTGTGGCAAGACGGGCAGCAAATCCGTTCCCAAGATGTACTTTCGTCCAGTCCAAATGTACTCCACCCTCATGCCGAAGCCATTATGCAGTGGATTGAACAGCACTACCAGGAGCCTTTCCGTTTGGAGCATATCGCAGATACACTTCATCTGTCCCCCTATCATCTATCTCATGTATTCAAAAAAGCGACTGGCACCACCATCGTTGCTTATGCTCAAGCCACCCGCATTCGTCATGCCTGTGTGTTGCTCACCCGTTCCTCGCTCACCGTTCCTGAAATCGGTCACCGTGTCGGTATGACAAGCCCCTCCTACTTTTGCAAAGTATTCCGTACTACCACAGGCTCTACACCACATCAATATCGGCTGAAGGTGCAGGGGAGGAAGTAA
- a CDS encoding histidine kinase dimerization/phospho-acceptor domain-containing protein: protein MSYRVPSLQLVELRKFSSQLHSIVEQLQEQMIEEHECETAKREWIEGLSNELYAPLKGIIQNVELLKTNSVTNPKEYRRIVQETYTAAFQLRKLINNLIQHARLSSHDTQLNLEEMEV from the coding sequence TTGAGCTATCGAGTGCCTTCACTGCAACTTGTTGAATTAAGAAAATTTTCGTCTCAACTTCATTCCATAGTGGAGCAATTACAAGAACAGATGATCGAAGAACATGAGTGCGAGACTGCCAAAAGGGAATGGATCGAAGGTTTATCGAATGAACTTTACGCACCCCTCAAAGGGATCATTCAAAATGTGGAGTTGTTAAAGACCAACTCAGTTACGAACCCGAAAGAATATAGACGAATTGTACAAGAAACATATACAGCTGCCTTTCAATTACGAAAGTTAATAAATAATCTAATCCAGCATGCCCGACTCTCTTCCCATGATACCCAGTTGAATTTAGAAGAAATGGAAGTCTGA